In Leptolyngbya sp. NIES-2104, the genomic window GTTTCTTCAGGAGTTCCACCCCAGCAGTGCATCACGCCTTTCACTTGTCCGTGTTCTTGGCAAAACTGCCTCAAGACTTGCGCCATCGTTTCAGCAGCATCGCGACAGTGAATGATCACAGGCAAATCTAATTGTTTCGCGATCGCTAACTGCGCCCGAAACGCTTCGATTTGCTGATCCCGATTCTCTGCCTTGAAAAAATCCAAGCCCATTTCCCCGATCGCGACCACTCGTTGATCGGATTGCGCGAGTTTCAGAATTTCCGAAACCGAATCATTCGACCACTTTTCCTCGACATCTAACGGATGGAGTCCCACCGCGAAAAAGAGTTCGGGAAAGCGATCGGCAAGCGATCGAATTTCATCAAATTCTGACGGCTCTACGCAGGAATGAACGAGACGAACAACCCCTGCTTCACGCCAGCGCAGTGCGATCGCATCCAAGTCAGGCTTGAATGCATCGAAATTGATATGAACATGGGTATCGATCAGTTGCATTTAGGAAGCTGCTGCGGTTTGCTTCTTCAGGGCACGACCAAGACGAGCTTTACGACGAGCGCCAGTATTGCGATGCAAAACACCCCGTTTTACAGCTTTATCGATCTTGCTGTAAGCAGCGGACATTGCTTCATCAACTGCTTTTTTTGCTTCATCTGACGGATTTGCCGCAAGCTGATCTACAGCCGAAAAGTATTTTTTCATCAGCGTTTTAATCGCTGACTTGTAGGATTTATTTCGCAGACGATTACGTTCAGCGACTTCGACGCGCTTTTTAGCAGATTTGATATTTGCCACGGTGACTCTTGGAAAGCTTCTAGAATGGACAGAAAAAATAGTCAGATAAAATACTATAGCATCGTTGACCAACGATCGTGTCTGAATCATCAAAATCCAGGTTAAGCTAAATAAAGACGA contains:
- the rpsT gene encoding 30S ribosomal protein S20, which produces MIQTRSLVNDAIVFYLTIFSVHSRSFPRVTVANIKSAKKRVEVAERNRLRNKSYKSAIKTLMKKYFSAVDQLAANPSDEAKKAVDEAMSAAYSKIDKAVKRGVLHRNTGARRKARLGRALKKQTAAAS
- a CDS encoding TatD family hydrolase, with protein sequence MQLIDTHVHINFDAFKPDLDAIALRWREAGVVRLVHSCVEPSEFDEIRSLADRFPELFFAVGLHPLDVEEKWSNDSVSEILKLAQSDQRVVAIGEMGLDFFKAENRDQQIEAFRAQLAIAKQLDLPVIIHCRDAAETMAQVLRQFCQEHGQVKGVMHCWGGTPEETGWFLDLGFYISFSGTVTFKNAKQIHESARIVPSDRVLIETDCPFLAPVPKRGERRNEPSYVQYVARQVADLREVSVEQLAAETTRNACQLFGLTVSELVTV